From Periophthalmus magnuspinnatus isolate fPerMag1 chromosome 12, fPerMag1.2.pri, whole genome shotgun sequence, a single genomic window includes:
- the e2f7 gene encoding transcription factor E2F7 has product MEVDCLALKDLTSPRKSYATKVVEEEGSESEHKENLFLERRSTPLKSTDAALALLLNRKGSSPDPAHMTPIKHSSSAEPWTPTANLKMLISAASPDIRDREMKKVLFRPIENETELPKSPELIIEEDADVDDSQFEALEEDETEKKPSRKQKSLGLLCQKFLALYPDDPPPNSPIWISLDKVANSLGVERRRIYDIVNVLESLMIVGRMAKNSYSWYGRRRLESKLMELQRRGREQGYHLQMEPGAEGAGPTGARDCGPNRDDEAEEGNGGGNRKDKSLRIMSQKFVMLFLVSKTQTVTLDAAAKILIEDSQDSSHSKYKTKVRRLYDIANVLTSLGLIKKVHVREERGRKPAFKWRGPTEFNSTGPLPPTGLEASQRITQQDLTRLKMSRHSSFNITPTSVTVQRQANSAPNSPRREHTVVQNQPVDYSRKTPVCRLQFGKSSDTQTPVSCPQHILLMQSLSGQMLTSSPPPPPSSSHSHCLTYLPSLSQPSVVMLYRAAEGHRSPGMEGEEMRKRKREGEEMSMAKKGVNGLKKSDEVTVAECSEFSHSPVSESQPAHYLYVPNNTGLNSLNFLLSSAHSASALSLPSGSVPTLAVPYLLLPPSSLPPYPLITSPIRTPPGSEAHSKLSFGVPTVMSPGQLLVGTSSAPEQTRVCGASTPHSTRGTAQETMTPHTPKENRTSASKSFFQTPATPENLLSAAPNGRKRGSAQRRLNVEHPPNI; this is encoded by the exons atggagGTTGACTGTTTGGCCCTGAAAGACTTGACAAGCCCCAGGAAGAGTTATGCCACaaaggtggtggaggaggaggggtccgAGAGTGAACATAAG GAAAATCTATTCCTTGAAAGAAGATCCACACCACTTAAATCCACAGACGCTgcgctggctctgctcctgaacAGAAAAGGCTCCAGTCCAGACCCAGCCCATATGACGCCCATCAAACACAGCTCTTCAGCCGAGCCCTGGACCCCCACAGCCAACCTAAAGATGCTGATCAGTGCGGCTAGTCCGGACATACGGGACCGTGAGATGAAAAAGGTGCTGTTCAGACCCATAGAAAACGAAACGGAGCTGCCCAAAAGCCCAGAGTTGATCATTGAAGAGGATGCAGACGTGGACGATTCACAG TTTGAAGCTCTGGAGGAGGACGAGACAGAGAAGAAGCCCAGTCGAAAGCAGAAGAGTTTGGGTTTGTTGTGTCAGAAGTTTCTGGCTCTTTACCCCGATGACCCTCCTCCCAACAGCCCCATCTGGATCTCCCTGGACAAGGTTGCCAACAGTCTGG gtgtGGAGCGGAGGCGTATCTACGACATAGTGAACGTTCTAGAGTCACTGATGATTGTCGGACGCATGGCCAAAAATAGTTATTCCTGGTACGGCCGGAGACGCCTGGAGTCAAAACTGATGGAGCTGCAGAGACGAGGGCGGGAACAGGGATACCACCTCCAGATGGAGCCAGGAGCAGAGGGGGCAGGACCGACAGGGGCCAGGGACTGTGGACCCAACAGGGATGACGAGGCAGAGGAGGGCAACG GTGGAGGCAACAGGAAGGATAAGTCTCTGCGAATCATGAGTCAAAAGTTTGTGATGCTTTTTCTcgtctccaaaactcaaactgtGACGTTGGATGCAGCGGCAAAGATCCTGATCGAAGACAGCCAGGACTCCAGCCACAGCAAATACAAAA CTAAAGTCCGTCGCCTGTATGACATCGCCAATGTTTTAACGAGTTTGGGACTCATTAAAAAAGTTCACGTtcgagaagagagagggaggaagccGGCTTTTAAGTGGCGGGGTCCAACTGAGTTCAACAGCACAGGACcactgccccctactggacTAGAGGCGTCACAGAGGATCACACAGCAGGATCTGACCCGCTTGAAGATGTCCCGACATTCATCTTTTAACATCACCCCGACTTCTGTGACTGTCCAGAGACAAGCCAACTCTGCCCCCAACAGTCCACGCAGGGAACACACAG TTGTGCAGAACCAGCCAGTGGACTATTCCAGAAAAACTCCAGTGTGTCGGCTGCAGTTTGGGAAGTCTTCAGA TACCCAGACCCCAGTGTCCTGCCCCCAGCACATCCTCCTGATGCAGTCTctctcaggacaaatgttgacctcctctccccctcctcctccctcctcatcacACTCCCACTGCCTTACCTACCTTCCCAGTCTGTCCCAGCCCTCTGTGGTCATGCTCTACAGGGCTGCCGAGGGTCACAGGTCACCCGGGAtggaaggagaggagatgaggaagaggaagagagaaggagaagagatgTCTATGGCAAAGAAGGGCGTGAATGGGTTAAAGAAAAGTGATGAG GTGACAGTAGCAGAGTGTTCTGAGTTCAGCCACAGTCCTGTCAGTGAATCCCAGCCTGCACATTACCTTTATGTGCCCAACAACACAG GTCTGAACAGCTTGaacttcctcctctcctctgcgcACTCGgcttctgctctctctctcccatccgGTTCTGTCCCAACTTTAGCTGTTCCCTATCTCCttctgcccccctcctctctgcccccctaCCCCCTCATCACCAGCCCCATAAGGACGCCCCCTGGCTCCGAAGCCCACTCCAAACTGAGCTTTGGTGTTCCCACGGTGATGTCTCCAGGGCAATTATTGGTTGGGACCTCTTCCGCCCCAGAGCAGACCAGAGTGTGCGGAGCGTCAACACCACACTCAACCAGAGGGACTGCACAAGAGACAATG ACACCTCATACTCCTAAGGAAAACAGGACGTCTGCTTCCAAGTCCTTCTTCCAGACTCCAGCCACTCCAGAGAACTTGCTCAGTGCTGCCCCCAACGGGAGAAAACGGGGATCGGCCCAAAGACGACTGAATGTGGAACACCCCCCAAAtatttaa